The following are encoded together in the Leeia aquatica genome:
- a CDS encoding HlyD family secretion protein: MDTPAAPKKQNKARLVLLLATLSIGAGLGYKWWHGNHYVSTDNAQIEGHIVPVLPKIGGYIDQISVRDNQLIKAGDVIAVLDIRDLQARLNQAEAELAAAQAAVGQKGQTGQIQAQISVAEANASAARANIQQAAANADKARKDYQRIQSLVAQKFLPPQQLDAAAANLQAAEANLQAMRSNAHAAGEQVQVGGANLKQAEARVQSARAARDYAALQLSYSQIKAPVAGRVSKKSLEPGQLVQPGQLLLSLVPENDLWVTANFKETDIGRIHAGQKVEVEVDAYPGHAFEGEVDSVSAATGARFSLLPPDNATGNFTKVVQRVPVKIRLNKLDPAHYPLRPGMSVVATVVM, encoded by the coding sequence ATGGATACCCCTGCTGCGCCGAAGAAACAGAACAAAGCCCGCCTGGTCTTGCTGCTGGCCACCCTCAGCATTGGCGCCGGTCTCGGCTACAAGTGGTGGCATGGCAACCATTATGTCAGCACGGACAATGCCCAGATCGAAGGCCATATTGTGCCGGTACTGCCCAAGATCGGAGGCTATATCGACCAGATCAGTGTGCGAGACAACCAGCTGATCAAAGCTGGGGACGTCATTGCCGTGCTGGACATCCGTGATTTGCAGGCACGCCTGAACCAGGCCGAAGCCGAGCTGGCCGCCGCCCAGGCTGCCGTCGGGCAAAAGGGCCAGACCGGACAGATCCAGGCGCAGATCAGCGTGGCAGAAGCCAATGCCTCTGCTGCGCGCGCCAACATCCAGCAGGCGGCAGCCAACGCCGACAAGGCGCGCAAGGACTACCAGCGTATCCAGTCTCTGGTGGCGCAAAAATTCCTGCCGCCGCAACAGCTGGACGCCGCAGCAGCCAATCTGCAAGCCGCCGAAGCCAATCTGCAGGCCATGCGCAGCAATGCCCACGCCGCCGGTGAACAGGTGCAGGTCGGCGGTGCCAACCTGAAGCAGGCCGAAGCACGCGTGCAATCCGCCCGTGCCGCACGTGATTACGCCGCCTTGCAGCTCAGCTATAGCCAGATCAAGGCCCCCGTCGCCGGCCGGGTCAGCAAAAAATCGCTGGAGCCCGGCCAACTGGTGCAGCCCGGCCAACTCTTGCTGTCGCTAGTGCCGGAAAATGATCTGTGGGTCACCGCCAACTTCAAGGAAACCGATATCGGCCGCATCCACGCCGGGCAGAAGGTTGAAGTCGAAGTGGACGCCTACCCCGGCCATGCGTTTGAAGGTGAAGTGGATTCGGTGTCTGCCGCCACCGGCGCACGCTTTTCCTTGTTGCCGCCTGACAACGCCACCGGCAATTTCACCAAGGTGGTACAGCGGGTGCCGGTGAAGATACGCCTGAACAAGCTGGACCCGGCACACTACCCCCTGCGCCCGGGCATGAGTGTGGTCGCAACGGTGGTCATGTAA
- the lysS gene encoding lysine--tRNA ligase: MTDKHAPDAAQEPVNENQIIAERRQKLTELRQHGVAFPNDFDRTHYAADLHAAYDELDNEALEAKQVEVAVAGRMMLKRVMGKAAFATVQDSGARIQLFIGVDQVGADALAAFKHWDMGDILGARGTMFKTKTGELSVKVTEIRLLAKALRPLPEKHHGLTDTEQKYRQRYLDLITNEHTKLTFIRRSRIIQGVREFMTARGYLEVETPMMHPIPGGANAKPFVTHHNALDMPLYLRIAPELYLKRLVVGGMEKVFEINRNFRNEGMSTRHNPEFTMMEFYEAYRDYRYMMQITEDVIRHVAKQTLGTTHIQYQGKPLDLSKPFARFTVSEAIRHYHPNYTAEQLNDRAFLKEEIKRVGGKPVLTDGIGGLQFSLFEETTEQLLWEPTYIVDYPAEVSPLARAMDSDPRYTERFELFMVGRELANGFSELNDPEDQAERFMAQVRAKDAGDDEAMHFDADYIRALEHGMPPTGGCGIGIDRLVMLLTDSASIRDVVLFPQMRPE; encoded by the coding sequence ATGACTGACAAGCACGCGCCCGACGCCGCGCAGGAACCCGTCAACGAAAACCAGATCATTGCCGAACGTCGGCAGAAGCTGACCGAACTGCGTCAGCACGGTGTGGCTTTTCCCAACGACTTTGATCGCACCCACTACGCTGCAGACCTGCACGCCGCCTACGACGAGCTGGATAACGAGGCGCTGGAAGCCAAACAAGTGGAAGTGGCGGTGGCAGGGCGCATGATGCTCAAGCGCGTGATGGGCAAGGCGGCGTTTGCGACGGTGCAGGATAGTGGCGCACGCATTCAGCTCTTTATTGGTGTGGATCAGGTTGGCGCTGATGCGCTGGCGGCGTTCAAGCATTGGGACATGGGCGACATCCTCGGTGCCCGTGGCACCATGTTCAAGACCAAGACCGGCGAACTGTCGGTCAAGGTGACCGAGATTCGTCTGCTGGCCAAGGCGCTGCGCCCGTTGCCAGAGAAGCATCATGGTTTGACCGATACCGAGCAGAAGTATCGCCAGCGCTATCTGGACCTGATCACCAACGAGCACACCAAGCTCACCTTTATTCGCCGCTCCCGCATCATTCAGGGGGTGCGCGAGTTCATGACCGCGCGTGGCTATCTGGAAGTGGAAACGCCGATGATGCACCCGATCCCGGGCGGCGCCAATGCCAAGCCGTTTGTGACCCATCACAACGCACTGGATATGCCGCTGTACCTGCGCATCGCCCCGGAGCTGTACCTCAAGCGCCTGGTGGTGGGCGGCATGGAGAAGGTATTCGAGATCAACCGCAACTTCCGCAACGAAGGCATGAGTACGCGGCACAACCCCGAGTTCACCATGATGGAGTTCTACGAGGCCTACCGCGACTACCGCTACATGATGCAGATTACCGAAGACGTGATCCGCCATGTCGCCAAGCAGACCCTCGGCACCACCCATATACAATATCAAGGCAAACCGCTGGACCTGTCCAAGCCGTTCGCCCGCTTCACCGTCAGCGAAGCCATCCGTCACTATCATCCTAACTACACGGCCGAGCAGCTGAATGACCGCGCCTTCCTCAAGGAAGAAATCAAGCGTGTGGGCGGCAAGCCGGTGCTGACCGATGGTATCGGTGGCCTGCAGTTCTCCCTGTTTGAAGAAACCACCGAGCAGCTGCTGTGGGAGCCGACCTATATTGTCGATTATCCGGCAGAGGTGTCGCCGCTGGCCCGCGCGATGGACAGCGACCCGCGCTATACCGAGCGCTTCGAGCTGTTCATGGTAGGCCGAGAGCTGGCCAACGGCTTCTCCGAGCTGAACGATCCAGAAGACCAGGCCGAGCGCTTCATGGCCCAGGTCCGCGCCAAGGATGCGGGCGACGACGAAGCCATGCACTTCGACGCCGACTACATCCGCGCACTGGAACACGGCATGCCACCGACCGGCGGCTGCGGTATCGGCATCGACCGGCTGGTCATGCTGCTGACCGACAGCGCCTCCATCCGCGATGTGGTGCTGTTCCCGCAGATGCGCCCGGAGTAA
- a CDS encoding EAL domain-containing protein, whose amino-acid sequence MPRLTRDTLLKPLVPFSLLVMLSLSGFMLMVWLAARWQDQSFTLHTNQQLRTRLLAEQTLLVKQLRDYAVWDDMAIRIPDDSAPDLVWLRSNLTPTIYSDFQIDTAAIFDPDNALLYYVLQQGHERSFRSATVLPGWSTLQSATRHPSTSVSRAQSIVLREGNYYYWVAFMPIQKQTAGNVARSHRYMVFYRQISAQYLDAIRKELVLDRLILQARPDPAKPTYIPLLTPDNSTLGYLVWQVQQPGARMLQRLWLPVLLFCGLLLGLAGWLATVIRAGQRRTAAASHRLIQQGESLRTMVSSTSTQVLPLNQRIDHILGIAVHTLQRPFISLWQLEPVQQQLRCTHVSPESAQALLGKCIPFPLSAPHRQRLMQQHTVVSEPPDPAMHAVILQANLSDPASLAWQLLQHEGEFGGLLCAGAVAGHNWHSDELNYLAALADFIALQQERSARSQVEGQLYRQLYYDAESNAPNTLHLQMQWQQRNPADTTTRVCALLDLNLQDDFSGLLGPGGWPVLLAQLVQRLQPLLYGQEAFARIGRTRFALLLYIAPPLTLEQRIDMLLSNLSQPLSVQGHQLVLRPRLGISVHGRDADDFHSLLQHAELALQQNLQQAYQGWTLFDTEVKAQMARQQLLSNDLHHALERQQLMLHYQPVVESRSGRIVAVEALLRWQHPTLGMVPPDQFIPLAEANELIIPIGNWVLQTAGEQIALWRNQCGRLLPVAVNLSAAQLHDPRLAVMLEQILARHNLPPRALELELTERIMLEPSPALGANLAQLRTLGISIAIDDFGAGHASFNYLLQFQVQKLKIDRMFMSGVPGSSNHSQLVSMIVNMGHSLGIEVTGEGIEQEEQATFLRQIGCNYMQGYLFSRPVDATHLLQQLLREQEAQPALSPSSP is encoded by the coding sequence GTGCCAAGACTCACCCGCGACACCCTGCTCAAGCCGCTAGTCCCGTTCAGCCTGCTGGTCATGCTGTCCTTGTCCGGCTTCATGCTGATGGTGTGGCTGGCCGCCCGCTGGCAGGATCAAAGTTTCACCCTGCACACCAACCAGCAACTGCGCACCCGCTTGCTGGCGGAACAAACACTGCTGGTCAAACAGCTGCGGGATTACGCGGTATGGGATGACATGGCCATCCGCATCCCCGACGACAGTGCACCTGATCTGGTGTGGCTACGCTCCAATCTGACCCCGACCATCTACTCGGACTTCCAGATTGATACGGCGGCCATTTTCGACCCCGATAATGCCTTGCTGTATTACGTTCTGCAGCAGGGCCACGAGCGCAGTTTCCGCAGCGCCACCGTGCTGCCGGGCTGGAGTACCCTGCAAAGTGCGACTCGTCACCCCAGCACTTCCGTCTCCCGCGCCCAGTCCATTGTTTTGCGAGAAGGCAATTACTACTACTGGGTGGCCTTCATGCCCATACAGAAGCAAACCGCCGGTAATGTTGCGCGCTCACATCGCTATATGGTGTTCTACCGGCAAATCTCAGCGCAGTATCTCGACGCCATCCGCAAGGAGCTGGTCCTGGACCGCCTCATCCTGCAGGCCCGTCCGGATCCGGCCAAGCCCACCTATATCCCTCTGCTGACACCCGACAACAGCACGCTCGGCTACCTGGTCTGGCAAGTCCAGCAGCCAGGAGCACGCATGCTGCAGCGGCTGTGGCTACCCGTTCTGCTGTTTTGTGGCTTGCTGCTGGGGCTGGCCGGCTGGCTGGCTACCGTGATCCGCGCAGGGCAACGACGCACCGCGGCAGCCAGCCATCGGCTGATCCAGCAAGGGGAAAGCCTGCGTACCATGGTCAGCTCGACCAGCACCCAGGTGCTGCCATTGAACCAGCGAATTGATCACATCCTGGGCATTGCAGTGCATACCCTGCAGCGCCCCTTTATCAGCTTGTGGCAACTGGAGCCTGTACAACAGCAGCTACGCTGCACCCATGTCAGCCCGGAATCGGCTCAGGCTTTGCTGGGAAAGTGCATCCCTTTCCCGCTCAGTGCCCCACACCGGCAGCGGCTGATGCAACAACATACGGTGGTGTCAGAGCCACCTGACCCGGCCATGCATGCCGTGATACTGCAAGCCAACTTGTCCGACCCCGCCAGTCTGGCCTGGCAGCTGCTGCAACATGAGGGGGAGTTTGGCGGCCTGCTGTGTGCAGGCGCTGTAGCCGGACACAACTGGCATTCAGACGAGTTGAATTACCTGGCGGCACTGGCAGACTTCATCGCCTTGCAGCAGGAGCGCAGTGCCCGCAGCCAGGTCGAGGGACAGCTATACCGCCAGCTTTACTACGATGCTGAAAGCAATGCCCCCAACACCCTGCATCTGCAGATGCAGTGGCAGCAGCGCAACCCGGCAGACACCACCACTCGGGTATGCGCCCTGCTGGACCTGAACCTGCAGGACGATTTCTCGGGTTTGCTGGGGCCTGGCGGTTGGCCAGTCCTGCTGGCACAACTGGTACAGCGCCTGCAACCCTTGCTGTACGGCCAAGAGGCCTTCGCCCGGATAGGGCGCACACGGTTCGCTTTATTGCTGTACATTGCGCCCCCCCTCACGCTGGAGCAGCGGATCGATATGTTGCTGAGCAACCTGAGCCAGCCTTTGTCGGTGCAAGGCCACCAACTGGTATTGCGCCCCCGCTTGGGGATCAGCGTACATGGCCGCGATGCAGACGATTTCCACAGCCTGCTGCAACACGCCGAACTGGCCCTGCAACAAAACCTGCAGCAGGCCTATCAGGGCTGGACTTTGTTTGATACCGAGGTCAAGGCACAAATGGCCCGGCAACAATTGCTGAGTAACGATCTGCACCATGCGCTGGAGCGGCAGCAGTTGATGCTGCATTACCAGCCGGTGGTAGAGAGCCGTAGCGGGCGCATTGTTGCAGTCGAAGCGCTCTTGCGCTGGCAGCACCCCACGCTGGGCATGGTACCGCCAGACCAGTTCATTCCACTGGCAGAGGCCAATGAATTGATCATTCCGATCGGTAACTGGGTACTACAGACGGCGGGGGAACAAATTGCCCTCTGGCGCAACCAGTGTGGCCGTCTGCTGCCGGTGGCGGTCAACCTGTCTGCCGCACAACTGCATGACCCCAGGCTGGCGGTCATGCTGGAACAGATTCTGGCCCGCCACAATCTGCCGCCACGCGCACTGGAGCTGGAGCTCACCGAGCGCATCATGCTGGAGCCCTCCCCCGCACTGGGAGCCAATCTGGCACAGCTGCGTACCTTGGGCATCTCGATTGCCATTGATGATTTTGGCGCAGGTCACGCCTCGTTCAACTACCTGCTGCAGTTCCAGGTGCAGAAGCTGAAGATCGACCGCATGTTCATGAGCGGCGTCCCCGGTTCGAGCAACCACAGCCAATTGGTGTCGATGATCGTCAACATGGGGCACTCGCTCGGTATTGAAGTGACCGGAGAGGGCATCGAGCAGGAAGAGCAGGCAACCTTCTTGCGCCAGATCGGCTGCAACTACATGCAGGGTTACCTGTTCAGCCGACCGGTCGATGCCACGCACCTGCTGCAACAACTACTGCGTGAACAAGAAGCCCAGCCGGCGCTCTCCCCCTCCTCACCCTGA
- a CDS encoding VC0807 family protein, with protein sequence MEALLKRRMLLLDLAVNILLPWWIYQHWSSSVGDTRALIYAALPSLLWSGVEWLWHRRLDALSLVSLLGIALSLLALLLGGSPRLLLVRESLITGVLGVLALLSLLARRPVLYHLAEATLRREGHEALLRFQQRQSHPVMQQALRTMTLVWGGGMLAEAALRSSLAWSLPIAHYLAISPFVLYGSFALLGLWTARFRRQLKQRLSQPDTQEVPA encoded by the coding sequence ATGGAGGCCCTGCTCAAGCGCCGCATGCTGCTGCTTGATCTGGCGGTCAACATCCTGTTGCCGTGGTGGATTTACCAGCATTGGTCGTCCAGCGTCGGCGACACCCGTGCCCTGATCTATGCCGCGCTGCCCTCCCTGTTGTGGAGCGGCGTGGAATGGCTGTGGCACCGCCGGCTGGATGCCTTGTCTCTGGTCAGCTTGCTGGGCATTGCGCTGTCGCTGCTGGCCTTGCTGCTGGGGGGAAGCCCGCGCCTGCTGCTGGTGCGTGAGTCGCTGATCACCGGTGTGCTGGGGGTACTGGCCCTGCTGAGTCTACTGGCACGTCGGCCCGTGTTGTACCACCTGGCGGAAGCCACCCTGCGACGTGAGGGCCACGAAGCACTCTTGCGCTTCCAGCAACGACAATCCCACCCGGTGATGCAGCAAGCGCTGCGCACCATGACGCTGGTGTGGGGCGGCGGTATGCTGGCCGAGGCCGCGCTGCGCAGCAGCCTGGCCTGGAGCCTGCCCATCGCCCACTATCTGGCGATCTCACCCTTCGTTCTGTATGGCAGCTTTGCACTGCTGGGGCTATGGACCGCCCGCTTCCGCCGCCAGCTCAAGCAGCGGCTCAGCCAGCCGGATACACAGGAAGTGCCCGCATGA
- a CDS encoding DHA2 family efflux MFS transporter permease subunit: protein MKPWLPGLARTTSKESQYASRYIIALTVTLASVLELLDTSIVNVAIPHMMGTLGATLDEIAWVSTGYVVANVIVLPISGWLSVQFGRRNYFAFSIIVFIISSVACGNATSLGGLVFWRIVQGLGGGGLLSTAQSTLSEVFPPQEMGSAFAIFGLGIMVGPMLGPTVGGYLTENYSWPWIFYINVPLGALALLLSLQFVPDSRHGKKAESVDYIGLLLLAIGVGALQTLLERGERLEWLESNEVITYIVASILGLSAFIIRQLEIEHPIVDVRVVKDKQFAAGMIFGFILGAALYSTVFVFPVYVQTLMGFNAWQTGMAILPSAIASGIMMMMSSKLLQRGVKPTRIIFTGVVIFLFSMWQHQHFTTLSGADDFFWPLVLRGIGLGLIFVPLSSVAMANIPLHETPNATGIYNLCRQLGGSVGIAVSATLLSSLQNANRSSLLVHTALNDPATQERLQALQQHFASLSPSEGVAKARALATLSNQISKQAAMLSYEQLFFGFGLVMLLVLPLLTVMKKTRAGNISSDAH, encoded by the coding sequence ATGAAACCCTGGCTACCGGGTCTGGCACGCACCACCAGCAAGGAATCGCAGTACGCCAGCCGCTATATCATTGCTCTCACCGTGACGCTGGCTTCAGTGCTGGAGCTGCTGGACACCAGCATCGTCAACGTTGCCATCCCGCACATGATGGGTACCCTTGGAGCCACGCTGGACGAGATTGCCTGGGTGTCGACTGGCTATGTGGTGGCCAATGTGATCGTGCTGCCGATCTCCGGCTGGCTGTCGGTCCAGTTTGGCAGGCGCAATTATTTTGCTTTCTCCATCATTGTCTTCATCATCTCCTCTGTAGCGTGCGGCAATGCCACCTCGCTGGGTGGGCTGGTGTTCTGGCGCATCGTGCAAGGTTTGGGTGGTGGCGGTCTGCTGTCGACCGCGCAAAGCACCTTGTCCGAAGTGTTCCCGCCGCAAGAAATGGGCAGTGCATTCGCCATCTTCGGCCTGGGCATCATGGTCGGCCCGATGCTGGGACCTACCGTCGGCGGCTATTTGACCGAAAACTACTCCTGGCCGTGGATTTTCTACATCAACGTTCCGCTGGGCGCGCTGGCGTTGCTGCTGAGCCTGCAGTTTGTGCCGGACTCGAGACATGGCAAGAAGGCTGAGTCGGTGGACTATATCGGCTTGCTGCTGCTGGCGATCGGTGTCGGGGCATTGCAAACCTTGCTGGAGCGGGGCGAACGGCTGGAGTGGCTGGAATCCAACGAGGTCATCACCTATATCGTGGCCAGTATTCTGGGACTGTCTGCTTTTATCATCCGTCAGCTGGAAATCGAGCATCCGATTGTGGATGTCCGCGTGGTCAAGGACAAGCAGTTTGCGGCGGGCATGATCTTTGGCTTCATTCTGGGCGCGGCCCTGTACAGTACGGTGTTTGTGTTTCCGGTATATGTACAGACCCTGATGGGCTTCAATGCCTGGCAGACCGGCATGGCCATCCTGCCTTCCGCCATTGCCAGCGGCATCATGATGATGATGTCGAGCAAACTGTTGCAGCGCGGGGTCAAACCCACCCGCATCATCTTCACCGGCGTGGTGATCTTCCTGTTCTCCATGTGGCAGCACCAACACTTCACCACCTTGTCGGGTGCTGATGACTTTTTCTGGCCACTGGTACTGCGGGGCATCGGGCTCGGGCTGATCTTTGTGCCGCTCAGCAGTGTGGCCATGGCCAACATCCCGCTGCATGAAACGCCGAATGCAACCGGGATTTACAACCTGTGCCGCCAGCTGGGTGGCAGTGTGGGCATCGCCGTCTCGGCTACCTTGCTGAGCAGCCTGCAAAACGCCAATCGCTCCAGCCTGCTGGTGCATACTGCGCTGAACGACCCGGCCACCCAGGAGCGCCTGCAGGCACTGCAGCAGCATTTTGCCAGCCTCTCCCCGTCGGAAGGGGTGGCCAAGGCGCGTGCCCTGGCCACCTTGAGCAACCAGATCAGCAAGCAGGCCGCCATGCTGTCGTACGAGCAGCTGTTCTTTGGCTTTGGGTTGGTGATGCTGCTGGTCCTGCCCCTGCTGACCGTCATGAAAAAGACACGCGCCGGTAACATCAGTAGTGACGCGCATTGA
- the prfB gene encoding peptide chain release factor 2 (programmed frameshift) — protein sequence MEIELQNAIDNNLADLTERTASLRGYLDYDRKAERLEEVDRLLEDAAIWNTPEKAQELGREKKALEGVVLMLARVDQTLRDARELFDLAKLEDDTDTIAAVQDDIQGAQAEIEKLEFRRMFSNPQDPNSCFVDIQSGAGGTEAQDWAGMLYRMYTRYGERKGFTVEVLEESEGEVAGISSATLKLTGEYAYGFLRTETGVHRLVRVSPFDSNARRHTSFASVFVYPEVDDSIEVDINPADLRVDTYRASGAGGQHINKTDSAVRITHLPTNIVVQCQNDRSQHKNRAEAMSMLKARLYELELRKRNEEKQALEAGKSDIGWGHQIRSYVFDQSRIKDLRTNVEVGNLKSVMDGDLDIFIEASLKQGV from the exons ATGGAAATCGAACTGCAGAATGCCATCGACAACAATCTGGCAGACCTGACCGAGCGCACCGCGTCGCTCCGGGGGTATCTT GACTACGACCGCAAAGCGGAACGTCTGGAAGAAGTAGACCGGCTGCTGGAAGACGCAGCCATTTGGAATACCCCGGAAAAAGCGCAAGAGCTGGGTCGTGAAAAGAAAGCCCTGGAAGGCGTGGTGCTGATGCTGGCCCGTGTGGACCAGACCCTGCGCGACGCACGCGAACTGTTTGACCTCGCCAAGCTGGAAGACGATACCGACACCATCGCAGCGGTGCAGGACGACATCCAGGGCGCGCAGGCGGAAATCGAGAAGCTGGAATTCCGCCGCATGTTCAGTAATCCGCAAGATCCGAACAGCTGCTTTGTGGACATTCAGTCCGGGGCCGGTGGTACCGAAGCCCAGGATTGGGCAGGCATGCTGTACCGCATGTATACCCGCTATGGGGAGCGCAAAGGCTTTACGGTAGAGGTGCTGGAAGAATCCGAAGGGGAAGTGGCCGGCATCAGTAGCGCCACCCTCAAGCTGACCGGTGAATATGCCTACGGTTTCCTGCGTACCGAGACCGGGGTGCACCGGCTGGTGCGGGTGTCACCGTTTGACTCCAATGCCCGTCGCCATACCTCGTTTGCCAGTGTGTTCGTCTATCCGGAAGTGGACGACAGCATCGAGGTGGACATCAACCCTGCAGACCTGCGGGTGGATACCTACCGCGCCAGCGGTGCCGGTGGTCAGCACATCAACAAGACGGACTCTGCGGTGCGGATTACCCACTTGCCGACCAATATCGTGGTGCAGTGCCAGAATGACCGCTCGCAGCACAAGAACCGTGCCGAGGCGATGAGCATGCTGAAGGCGCGTCTGTACGAGCTGGAGCTGCGCAAGCGCAATGAAGAAAAGCAGGCGCTGGAAGCGGGCAAGTCCGATATCGGCTGGGGCCACCAGATTCGCTCCTATGTATTCGACCAGAGCCGGATCAAGGATTTGCGCACCAATGTGGAAGTGGGCAACCTGAAGAGTGTCATGGACGGTGACCTGGACATCTTCATTGAAGCCAGCCTGAAGCAAGGGGTGTAA
- a CDS encoding TetR/AcrR family transcriptional regulator, giving the protein MTDTSTRWQRRKDARPQEIIDAALTLFTQRGFAATKLDEVAKLAGVTKGTVYLYFDSKEELFFSAIREMVVPMLELGESRVASFEGSATELLKALTHSWVEKLLERKGVCLTKVMLSDGNQYPEIAAFYHQEVVLRGRRLFASVLDKGVASGEFRPMDTLLAARNLIAPILLYHIWLHSFAAFESSDMTPRDYVDFHLNLQLNGLRAHPERN; this is encoded by the coding sequence ATGACCGACACCTCAACCCGCTGGCAACGGCGCAAAGACGCCCGCCCCCAGGAAATCATCGACGCCGCACTGACCCTGTTTACGCAGCGTGGCTTTGCCGCCACCAAGCTGGATGAAGTCGCCAAACTGGCGGGCGTCACCAAAGGTACGGTTTACCTCTATTTCGACAGCAAGGAAGAGCTGTTCTTCAGCGCCATCCGCGAGATGGTGGTGCCGATGCTGGAGCTGGGAGAGTCCCGCGTCGCCAGCTTTGAAGGCAGTGCCACCGAGTTATTAAAGGCGTTGACCCACAGCTGGGTCGAAAAACTGCTGGAGCGCAAAGGCGTGTGCCTGACCAAGGTCATGCTGTCAGATGGCAATCAGTATCCGGAGATTGCGGCCTTCTATCATCAAGAGGTGGTACTGCGTGGTCGCCGTCTGTTTGCCAGTGTGCTGGACAAAGGGGTGGCTTCCGGCGAATTCCGACCGATGGACACCCTGCTGGCGGCACGCAACCTGATCGCGCCTATCCTGTTGTATCACATCTGGCTGCATTCTTTCGCTGCGTTCGAATCGAGCGACATGACGCCCCGCGACTATGTGGATTTCCACCTGAATCTGCAACTGAACGGCCTGCGCGCCCACCCTGAGCGGAACTGA
- a CDS encoding darcynin family protein — protein sequence MFKHTFFIHLNATPAWLALSRRARSEYIAQQLFPVFARFPAVNVRFFDGEYFSAQVSDIIMLETNDLPSYYALIDAIRDSEVIQKPYFTVAAILPTVESSLESYEAAPAQGQDLLTIPL from the coding sequence ATGTTCAAGCACACCTTTTTCATTCATCTGAACGCCACCCCCGCCTGGCTGGCCCTGTCCCGGCGAGCGCGCAGCGAGTACATTGCCCAGCAGCTGTTTCCGGTGTTTGCCCGCTTCCCTGCGGTCAACGTCCGCTTCTTTGACGGTGAGTATTTTTCGGCCCAGGTCAGCGACATCATCATGCTGGAAACCAATGACCTGCCGTCTTACTACGCCCTGATTGACGCCATCCGTGATTCCGAGGTCATTCAGAAACCTTACTTCACGGTCGCAGCCATTCTGCCGACTGTCGAAAGCAGTCTGGAGAGCTATGAAGCCGCTCCGGCGCAAGGCCAAGACCTGCTGACCATTCCGCTGTAA
- a CDS encoding Ivy family c-type lysozyme inhibitor produces the protein MRMRLAALALLCPLLALAHGGHGSNPADWPEAYRRYAGKPAEVVARQADVRQAWQSLLQPLATQYPWLAQFGTQRPSELAGFNARQYLLYEGCRPDDCDGERYLMLFDPNSGKAWAALRLDQHAEGKTATTRIQWLGAPDEPTLTYMASHLFEFAD, from the coding sequence ATGCGTATGCGTCTTGCTGCCCTGGCTTTGCTGTGTCCGCTGCTGGCCTTGGCGCACGGTGGCCATGGCAGTAACCCGGCAGACTGGCCGGAGGCTTACCGCCGCTATGCGGGTAAACCGGCGGAGGTGGTGGCGCGGCAGGCGGATGTTCGGCAGGCCTGGCAAAGCCTGCTGCAGCCGCTGGCAACGCAATACCCCTGGCTGGCGCAGTTCGGTACGCAGCGCCCCAGCGAGCTGGCTGGCTTCAATGCCCGCCAGTACCTGCTGTACGAAGGTTGCCGCCCGGATGATTGCGATGGCGAGCGCTACCTGATGCTGTTTGACCCCAACAGCGGCAAGGCTTGGGCCGCGCTGCGGCTGGATCAGCACGCAGAGGGCAAGACTGCAACCACCCGCATCCAGTGGCTGGGCGCGCCTGACGAGCCCACGCTGACCTATATGGCGAGCCACCTGTTTGAATTTGCCGATTGA